The Polaribacter sp. HaHaR_3_91 genomic sequence ACACAACAACGTTCTACGCAATTTAAAAACATCTAAATTGTAACATATTAATATTTTAATATACTAATACCCTGAACAATAACATACAAGAAATGAAAAAAAATAATGGAACGACCTTTATGGTAATAGGATTGATGTTTACAACTCTTGGTTTAACAATTTTGAACGAACACAAAATTTTACAATATAGCGCTCTAACTTTTGGAGTTACATTAACAATATATAGTGTATTTGTATCTGACAAATGGAAAAAAACCAAAAAAAAATGGAAAATTAAAATTTAGCAAATTAATAAAAGAAATAAATTAAAACGATTGAATAAAATACTCTGAGTCGGAACAAAATGCCGTATTTAATCTTGCGGAATTATTACTCAAACGAAATTTATAAATGTTGCATAAAAATGCACTAAGAAACAAAATTTACGCTTCCGAAATTTAACTAGTTTGTAAAATTGAAAACTGAAAGAAAAATTAAGCGGAATAAAAAACAGCGTAGAACACCGTGTGTAATTACCTAAATAAAAATTAAAAGCAACCATATGAAAAAACCTTTACTTTTTTTAGTCTCATTATTAATTTGCTGTAACATAAATGCTCAAATACAGGTTTCTAATTTCACTTACAATAATCTTCAAAATTCGCATCCTATAGGATTACAGGAGTTTAATGGAAAGATTTTCTTTTCAGCTGTAAATGATGGTTCTGGCAGAGAGTTATGGTCAAGTAATGGCACATCTTCAAAGACGAATTTAGTAATAGATATTAAACCTGGTGAAACTGACGGATTAACCAATTTAAACTCAACAACACTTAATAATGAATTGTACTTTGTTGCAAATGATGACAATAGCTATTCAGGTGGAGAAATTTGGAAAACAAGTGGAGAAACAGTAGGTTCTTCTCTAGTAACAAAATACACAGGGAAATTATTTGGATTAACAACTGTTGGAAGTCTAATTTATATAACAATAAAAACTGATGATACTACTTTACAAATTTGGAAATCTGACGGGACTGATTTAGGAACAGTATTAGTAAAAGATAATATCGCCATATGGGGTGTGCCTACATTTCAAGGTAGTGTAAATAACATTTTCATTTACACCATCCAAGTACCATCAACTAATAACTCTAGAGTATGGAGGAGCGACGGAACTGATTCAGGAACTTATGAACTTACTAAAGAATTAGATGGTAATGGATCTACAGGCAGTACTTCTAATTTTAGTCAGTATATAAAATACAACAACAAATTATATTTTATTACTCGTTATTCTTTATATGAAACAGATGGCACTATTAATGGAACGAACAATATTACAAGTGTATGGAATGCTCAGAATGATATAGTGAGTTTTGGTGATGTAATTGAGTTAAATGGCAAAATGTTTTTTTCCTTTTTTTCTAAAAATTTGAATAAATTATCTATTTATAAATCTGATGGCACATTTAATGGCACTTCAGAAATTTACACAGTAACCAATAGCCAATATTTTTACCCTTCATATTTAAATACATCTGGCGATAATTTAATTTTTTCTTCTGTGAATACTAATAACGGTACTTCGCTATTTTATTTAGACAGTAATACTAATTTAGTCACAGAAATCATTGAAATAGACCAAGCATCACAAGAACCAATTATCTTTAAACATTCTCATTCAGCATTATCTTTAGATAATATAAATGGAAATCTTTTTTTTGTTAGTTCACCTAAAAATTCTACAAGTAAAAAAGGGTGGATTTTAGATAAAAGTTCTACAACTTTAAATCCTGTTGAAGAATTAGACAACCTATTTCATGGCATTGGGCAAAAAATCATCTATAAAAATGACTTATACTATTCTAAAGATTATCAACTATGGAAATTTAATACTAATAGCCTTAGTATAAATACATTTAAAAATAATCAAGAATTGCAAGTCTTTCCAAATCCTACATCAGATTTTATTTACTTTAATAGACCAGATGATATTTCTCAAATTAAAGTCTATGATTTAAATGGAAAGCTAGTTTTTAAAGAAAATAATTTCACAAATAACACAATACACCTGGGCAACTTAAAATCAGGATCCTACATTATTAAAATAATTAATAAGAATCATAGTATTACGAACAGAAAACTATTAAAAAAATAACTTTTGTAAACACCCAGTGTAATTCACCCCTTAAACAACGCAACGTATCCTTTTCACATTGAAAGACTTATCAACATTAAAAAGTTGACAATAGTTGTTAAGTTGATTGTAAAAATATCATTTATATGATTTGAATACTCTAAATTTGAAACAGATTGATGAAAAAATAAAATTGCTAGACGTTTTCTAAATCTTTATGTATTAATAATTCCTGAAAGAATAATTAGATTTGGTTGTTTTCTTTGGGATATAGCAAGGTATTATTACCTTATAATAAGTTGGCAACAAGCTAAAAAACAACACTAACTGAATGACAACAAACGAAGTAAGAAAAATAATTGCTGATTCCGAACATTCAGATTGGTACGAATCTATAAACTTACATATCACATATCCACATTTGGATTTTGACCAAACATTAACAGGGTTTAGTTCTATTCATAAGTTTTTAGAACAACAGATTAATGGATGGGACAAGTTTGGAGAAAATATTCCTAGCGAACTAAAGGTTTCTAAAAAACATTTTTCTACATTTAAATCAAGACTTGAAAACCACTTGAACTCATTCATTAATTCCAATCACAATGAAAGTCAATTAAATAATTCTTGGAATTCGGAAAAAAATCAAATTCAAAACAATAAGACATTATTTGTATTTGACTCACCTCAAACTGAATTTCTAATAAAGATTCATAGAGAGATTCCTAAATACTACGCTGGAGCTTATAATTTTGTAATGGGAAATTATAACATTTCAAATAAGGAATCTATGA encodes the following:
- a CDS encoding T9SS type A sorting domain-containing protein translates to MKKPLLFLVSLLICCNINAQIQVSNFTYNNLQNSHPIGLQEFNGKIFFSAVNDGSGRELWSSNGTSSKTNLVIDIKPGETDGLTNLNSTTLNNELYFVANDDNSYSGGEIWKTSGETVGSSLVTKYTGKLFGLTTVGSLIYITIKTDDTTLQIWKSDGTDLGTVLVKDNIAIWGVPTFQGSVNNIFIYTIQVPSTNNSRVWRSDGTDSGTYELTKELDGNGSTGSTSNFSQYIKYNNKLYFITRYSLYETDGTINGTNNITSVWNAQNDIVSFGDVIELNGKMFFSFFSKNLNKLSIYKSDGTFNGTSEIYTVTNSQYFYPSYLNTSGDNLIFSSVNTNNGTSLFYLDSNTNLVTEIIEIDQASQEPIIFKHSHSALSLDNINGNLFFVSSPKNSTSKKGWILDKSSTTLNPVEELDNLFHGIGQKIIYKNDLYYSKDYQLWKFNTNSLSINTFKNNQELQVFPNPTSDFIYFNRPDDISQIKVYDLNGKLVFKENNFTNNTIHLGNLKSGSYIIKIINKNHSITNRKLLKK